tgcactttaatatataaatatattgaaataattaatttgaaagacttttaaatataatattattaatgaatgatatatttcaaaatgagaaatattttggaaggtataaattttttttttttttcattttttagtttaagtattattaacaaataaatataaataaatattaggtatatataaatatatatatataatatttataaatatttatttatttattgtttCTATTATGgtgaatataatattatcagAATGGATGGTAAGAATTTTGATTTAATAAAGGATATAAAACCACTTATGAATAACATATGTATACAATGtttgataataaaatatatagaagaCCCACCTGATCATATAAACAACTTAATAAAATACCATTACCATGTTGCCGATATAAGTGGATCtgtaatattatgtatacCTCATGTATTCATAGAAGAAGAAttggaaaaaaataatataaacatattgAACGATGATTTTGAAGATATATTGGACGGTTACAATAATATGAGTGTTAATATGAATGAGTTAGctaataataaaataaatgaaataaaatataatacttataatataaataacaaaaaGAGGAATAATGTGAAAACTCTAAAATATCTTTTCAAAGTTGGggatattttaaatatatatggaGCAGTAACAACATGGTCCATGGGCAAAATggtaaaaaataaaaaattaaaaaaaattaaacaatatgtatatatgtgtaatatataatatacggtttattatttttcttaattttttttttttttttttttttttattttgataataGGTTATAATGCCTAATACTACTAGAATACGAAAAAATGGagaaaatgatataaaaacGTCAATTCATCGTGTGGgtttttttaatatgacTGTTAATATAGAACCAAATATTAGTAATTTAATTACATCAACAACtgagaaaaaatataaaatggaagacaataatacaaataataattgtaaaaataatgacataaataaagatatagataataataataatattgtgATGTCAAATTTTATGAgcataaataaaaagatgAGTAAGTATGATATAATGTTACCTAATTTGgatgatgatatataattctGAATAATTAagaatttataaaattatctACTTATTTTAagttattttttttaagtaaATTGTtttaaacaaataaataaatattatataaatttattgAGTTCATgataaatgtaaaaaaatcaacaacaacaaaaaaaaaaaagaaataaaataaataatataatataaaatataaaaaaatcatGGATGGTTAAAGCATATTAAgttaaattattatatatataaatatatttggtgtgtattattatcaatTGGGTGTTTTATATCAACgttatagaaaataattcaaaaaaGATAACAAAAAGGTTCAcatgatatatatatatatatatatatatatatatttatttatttatttattcatattatatatgaagaatagttttatttcttatgaaatatatttcatatattttcaaaCATTTTACATTTCATTTGATCTCTTAATAAAgcataattataataataaatatacaaattatCTTCATTCAAATTATCAATATATCCAATTGGTGCTTTACATTCATTACATAAAATTCTATATTGTATTTCTACTTTgtcattttttcttttaattaATATCCGTTGTGATTGTgttttatgatatattttatgaacAATTTTTGTTATTGGAAATATTATAGAGCCATctgtttttcttttttgtaatatatttaaatcCATTTCACTAATTAAACAATTATATCCAcatataaaacaaaaatatactAAGAAATCTTTTTCAACATTTCCAACCACACTATCTTTTGATgtataatttaaaatacGGAACTTTTTTTGTTTACTTTCATCCTTTGAAGCTTCTCTTTCATTTTGaacttttctttttatttcaaGTAATGATATTTCGTTAATacttttgtttttttcttcatcattttgttcatcattttgttcattaatttgttcattaatttgttcattaatttgttcatttttttgttcatttttttgttcttctTTTTCCATTTTGGTCAGCTAGCcaaataaagaaaaaaaaaaaaaaaaaaaaaattaaatattcatacggttttatttattcattatGTATGTTGAGAtaaagtaaaaatataaatatacatcaattgataatatatagtatatatatacaaaatggagaaataaataaatataatgaaactttaaataaaaaaaaaaaaaaaaaaaaagaaaaaaaaacacaaaatgtatatctgtaaatatatatatatatatatatatatatatatatatatatatatgtataattcCTTTTGTGGTATAAAtactttcttttttttttttatattaatgttGCAAGAGtactataaatatatatagcTATTACATATTGGGGGagaaaaaggaatatatatatatatatataaaatatatatgtatttatatatataatattttatgtatatatttttatgaacatattaatatatcaatattatatatgtatttatatatataatattttatgtatatatttttatgaacatattaatatatcaatattccaaaaataaaatatatattatatatgtttattaaagacaatatgaaaataataaaataaaatgatacTTTTTCAAgtaatatacataaatatattataatatattatacaatCTTGACGCGGTTTAAAAGATTCGGTATATTCcaaacaagaaaaaaaaaataataataataaaaataaaatttaaaatatgtataatatatatattatatatgttatatgtttttttttctttttatttccaaagcatatcttttatttagagtataattatattatattatattatattatattttcattttcattttaataaaaagaacTATTATATAAAGGAACATTTCATACATATGATATagtaattatatattattcattttattattttttcttaaacTCGTACCTGCAGATCCCAATATAAATGCACAAAGAgataaaagaagaaaaaaaggaatTAAATACTATTCCCaagtataaaaataatactatcttttatatatccttaatatgtattataagCATATTAAGTCgaatattttgtattataaatacaGTAATATGGAGCAAAGTTATAAGGCCTTACAAGTTTAGcaataatttattatgtgaagaaaaaaatggaGAATCAATTTTGTGGAATATGTTAAAATGTTTTTCATATTGGGATGgagaatattttttaagatTATCATTAAATGGTACagaatataattatgaacAGAATCATGCCTTTTTCCCAACATTAccattaataataatatatataaagaagatattaacaaaatattatgtatatgaACTTACAAATTGTGTCATACATATACTTATCATGTTAGTTcttaataatttctttttcttaATTGCAACTATTGGGatatttgtatattctTTGATccattttaaaaatgagAATTATGATTTACatgaatttaaaatatcatCAAGAAAACAACATAATTGTTACTATTcatacaaaataaataatgttaAAGAATCTTATCGTTTTAGTTTTTTTATCTCCATATTATATGCATTTTCTATTGGGAATATTCATGCTTCTTCCTTTTATAACGAGAGTATATTTAGCTGTTTCTCCATATGGGGATTTAATTTTTTGCAACTTTGTTTATACTcccaaaaaaaaaaaaaacaagaaaaaaagatttacatttatgaaatattatgtatacTATGCTTTGCTATATGTTCCTTTTTTAGATCGAATGGtatattgtttttaatacctgtttttttttttaatatacaaTCATGTGaattttttcaaaaatatttacaaGAGGTTCCAAAAAAGGATAAAGGCAAATCTGAGACaatgatattatttaaccattttaataataagtTTAAATTGTTGACTTTTATAATTCATTGGATAAAAGCATTAATCGAAGCAATAATTATAGTGTTacctttttttatttttcagCTTTATGCATATAATCTGTATTGTACAGAAAAAAGTGAATTGTtgaaagaagaaaataagaaattttatgtatttttttttaatttgtttaaGGATCctaataaatatgttaatatgtggaataataaaaagagTTTGTTGATAAATAGACCTTGgtgtaataatatatttccattcatatacaattatatacagtataaatattgggatgttaaaattttcaaatgtttattttcaccaaattttaatatattgtattCAGCACctgtatattttatatcttttcATTGTATCTATACCTTCatcaaaaaaaacaaatgtACTTACAACAAGTTGTCCCTATTGAACCATCACCTATGGGGTGATGTTATCCATTTGTTTGTTTTGTcactttatatattattatgtgCACACACAGAGGTcaggaaaaaaataaaatatatatatatatatatatatatgtgtatgatttatttatacatataaaaagtGACACAATTTATGAACgttcataataattatagCTATATGTGTGTTATAATTTATGAACgttcataataattatagCTATAAGTATGTGTTATAATTTATGAACGctcataataattatagctaaatatatgtgttataatttatgaacgctcataataattatgtatgtaaataaaattccattaaatattagaataaattatttttcctcatatgatttattttttcattttttctaCAGATAATACTACGTTTAATAATAAGTTGCCCaatgttttatttacattatgGATATTTATTAAGATACTTTGAAAAATGGAAttaccttttttttataaatttgttgtatttttttgttgGCCCAGCACTGTTTGGAACATATATTGCATGGACATAGTGTgggttttttttttttttgttatcaatatatatatatatatatatataaaatttttattcatttatatttacatatagttctttttattatttgtggtttcttttttattttgattttataaaaaaaaattgatcatataaaaaaggaattatattaaattatatgtgTACAACATTTATGTAAcgggaaaaaaaaaaaaaaaaaaaagtaaaattatgaaaatatggtatattattaatgaGACATAATAATAGTGCATAAGACATGAGAATATTTCCTTTTATATTTCCaaatttgatatatatttattattgcgtcttattttattgtaaGTTAATTGGAATATAGATCTgtgtaaaaaaaataataaatagATACATGTGTTGTTGTTTAAAAATTGAAAGTTataagaattttttttattttattttattttttcctttgttaaaaaaaaaaaaaaaatgattaaTTTGcactattttttttttcttcgTATAAAGGTGCTTTATCGAACATTCCTCCAAAAGTGAGtttatctttttttctagcttcttttaatttattaacaCATAATTCATAACTATTTCTTATATCTAGATTATTTGGATTTAATGATGCAGCTTTGTAGAGATTATCTTTAGCTTGTTCAAGGAATCCAAAATGCATATTAGCAACACctaatttatataaagcttttacattatttttatcaattTTTAAAACTTTGGATGCATGATCAATAGCTTTTGGATAgtctttatttttattataacaaGTGGCTAGATTTAGATTACAACTtatttcaatatttttttttttatctaataatatttgATCATCCCATTCTTCAGTATGTATAAAAAAGTCCAGAGcttctttatatttagCAATAGCTTCattaatttcattttttttaaaaaattcatttCCTTCTTCTTTAATATCAAAAGCGGCttgtattttttcttcatctgTATAATCATAAATACTTTTCTTAGCTTCTctaaaa
This region of Plasmodium gaboni strain SY75 chromosome 12, whole genome shotgun sequence genomic DNA includes:
- a CDS encoding hypothetical protein (conserved Plasmodium protein, unknown function); translation: MDGKNFDLIKDIKPLMNNICIQCLIIKYIEDPPDHINNLIKYHYHVADISGSVILCIPHVFIEEELEKNNINILNDDFEDILDGYNNMSVNMNELANNKINEIKYNTYNINNKKRNNVKTLKYLFKVGDILNIYGAVTTWSMGKMVIMPNTTRIRKNGENDIKTSIHRVGFFNMTVNIEPNISNLITSTTEKKYKMEDNNTNNNCKNNDINKDIDNNNNIVMSNFMSINKKMSKYDIMLPNLDDDI
- a CDS encoding hypothetical protein (conserved Plasmodium protein, unknown function), producing MEKEEQKNEQKNEQINEQINEQINEQNDEQNDEEKNKSINEISLLEIKRKVQNEREASKDESKQKKFRILNYTSKDSVVGNVEKDFLVYFCFICGYNCLISEMDLNILQKRKTDGSIIFPITKIVHKIYHKTQSQRILIKRKNDKVEIQYRILCNECKAPIGYIDNLNEDNLYIYYYNYALLRDQMKCKMFENI
- a CDS encoding FK506-binding protein (FKBP)-type peptidyl- prolyl isomerase — its product is MTTEQEFEKVELTADGGVIKTILRKGDEGEENIPKKGNEVTVHYVGKLESTGKVFDSSIDRNVPFKFHLEQGEVIKGWDICVSSMRKNEKCLVRIESMYGYGEEGCGESIPGNSVLLFEIELLNFREAKKSIYDYTDEEKIQAAFDIKEEGNEFFKKNEINEAIAKYKEALDFFIHTEEWDDQILLDKKKNIEISCNLNLATCYNKNKDYPKAIDHASKVLKIDKNNVKALYKLGVANMHFGFLEQAKDNLYKAASLNPNNLDIRNSYELCVNKLKEARKKDKLTFGGMFDKAPLYEEKKNSAN